AGTGATTCAAGATGAGCTGCGTGAAGGATGTGAGATTCAGTGTGAGGGGAGATGAGTTCATTCAGGATAGGAGGGGGGCTGGATCATCATTGGTTCTATAGGCAAACGTAAGTGTATTAAATATAACGCAGACGATGCAGCCGAGACTCGAGACGGCTGAATACGAACCGTTCGGCTGCAAGGGcctactggaaaacaaaacatcGATATATATGTGTAGCCTAATGTCTGTCTTTCCCCACAGCATTGGGTATCCACTGGTGTATATGGGATTTGATGCAACGTGCTACTTCTCCAGCGTCTTTAAGCTTCGTACTCAAAAAGCAGTTCAGAGTGAGAACGACTTGCACTTGCATCTAATTCCCCAGCCTCTTCCCCCTTACATGCAGCTCTACTCCAAGCTGGGAGTGGAAGGTAAGGACAGAATATTTTTTCAGAtgtttcgctctctctcttgtaGGGAAAAAGCCAAATCTCTATATTTAGATGTATGAAAATGATTCTGATTGCACTTAGAATCGAAATGGAGGACCAAACCAGGGCCCATGCAATACCAGTGTCAAAATGATGCCATCGTACCAGAGGACCAGGAGGAATGTCTCCAGCTCCACAGACTTCaggggaggatggagagagatcCGGGGGATGCAAAGACAAGAGACCTAACCCCCCAGCCTCCTGGGCCCAAACAGCATGGCGGTGACGTTCGCACTCTGCCTGATGTCCCTGAACACCTACCTCAGGAGGAGCAGACGGGCAGAGCTCCCCGAGTCTCCAAGGGCTCGCAGGCTAAAGTGCAAAGAAGCTCCGTGAGCTCAATGACGGGCAAAGGGGAGAAGAAGCTGAAAAACCCCAAAGCCGTCGGCTCCGGCGGAGAGGCGGGGGAGAAAGGCTCGCCGACCATCCAGAACCTTCAGAACCCTCACGCCGAGCAGACGTCGAGGTAAATGCGTTCTGTCCGCTCTCCTGCAAAGCTGGTTAAATGACGGCATGGGAGTGCCATGGTTTTACCGTTGTGAATCTTGTGTCCGACGCAGACTGGAGCAGGAGGTGAGGAAGTTGAAGGCGGAGCTGCAGACGAGCAGACAGAACGAGCAGGAGCTACGCAGTCACGTCTGCAACCTCACCAACAGCGAGAGCAGCCTGCGGCCCGAAGTCTCGCTACTGAGACACGCCAACGAGCTTCTGCAGAGCAAGTGAGCAACTGAAGTCTCGCCGGGCTCTCCTAACACGATGTCCAGTAACGCTAATATCTCACAGGAATAAATATGCATTTGATGTTTGGCACAGATATATACTGTGTACTATTATACACTCTTCTCGCTATACAGGGTTATTAGTTATTACAGCTATTAGAAACAGGCCGGGAGCAAATAAAAACCCAGTGGGCCCACTGACCTCAGGTCTGTTCTTATAGCTCGGGAACATTTAAGCTGCTGAAGGAGTCTTGTACTGCAGGTCCTGAACTTCCGTCTTCCCCCTCCAGGCTCCAGTATTTGACAAAATCCAGGCAAAAGGACAAACAAAGTTGTGCCATGTTGGAGAAGAAGACCAGAGCGGAGTCTGAGAGCAGAGTAGCGGTGGAAAAACAACTCACAGAAATTCGGTCACAAAAATTTGACGAGGCAGCCTTTTTACTCCGCAGTGCATCGAACAGGTACGGCAGGAAATCGGGCATGTTGCCATGGGGGCTGTTACCATGACACCCCTGCTCAACTGTTTGccattgtttttcattttgccCTCTTTTCCCATTTTGCAAAATTATCTTTGGTAAATACACTTTGAAGTCTCAAAAGAGCACACTGCAGCGATTTCTATTACGAAAAGCTTACGTCAATGTGGACATTtcacaaagcaaaaaaaatgtCCTGCCAGTTCAAAACCCTGTATTCTCTCCTATCCACTAGGCAGGAACACAGTGAAACCCAGCTGTTAAGGAAAAAAGCTAGAGATCTAGACACAGAGTACAAACAACTACAGCTGGACTATCAGGGGAAAGAGAATCGATTGCTAGCTCTAGAAAAAGAAGTGGAGGTAAAGCTTTGTGGTTTTGGGCAACACATCTGAATAGTTGTAACattttgtttgtggttgtgtgcgtTTCCATTGCTTACATATGACATCTGTGAGTAGTGGTGGTTTGGTGAGCTTGTTGCCTGTTTGTGTTTGAGTGACGATTTCTGAGGCAGTGGCTTCACCCACTACTTGTGCAATGCTTATGGTTGtagtttttgtttcattttatgttgtgtgtgtcatctgtTTTTAGTGGTGATATATGTACCATGTATAACATAAAGCATGCAAAAACATTTCAGAAAATGTcagtttgtgtttttctttggtaATGAAGAGGAacttaaaaaaaacacctttaAACGGCATATTGTTGGTTAAGCAGAGGTACTTAAGTGACAAAATTAGGGACAATAGTGACTAACAATCCAGTTAATTGAATGTTCTTTGCCATGCTtaatatctatatatttatttctATTATTTCATGTGAATATCAAATAATTGCTATTATGAAGCTGCTCCAAAAATTCACGACATACCCTCTTGTTCTTAAAAATTTGACTTAAGTGTCATTGAAGGGGAAGCATGAGGGTTAAGCCTAGGTTTAGGACTAAACTTGGTCTGTGAATCTGGCCTAATACGGCTGGGCACCCTACCCTGTATTGCCTGTGTTTCTCCACAGTTCAGTCTGGACCAGTATCCCTTCCTAAGGGGTTATGTGAGAATATAAAGTTATTATGAACACTGATCTCTGGACAAACACTAGAAACGTTTCATTTTCATGATTGATCGGGGATGCATCAGTTTCAGAATGAAGGTAGACAGCAATCAACAGAGCCGCAAAATCAAATACAGGATGACTCGACAGGCAGCTTTAAGTGATAAAACAACTTGTGTTCATGCTACATTGCTAACGGGTTGATCTGTATCTCACGCACGCCATCTGCTTACCCGTCCCTAGACCCTCCAGAAACACAGATGCACAGAGCAGGAAGCAGACGTCTTGCTCTCGGCCCTCTCCTCCCTGCAGGACAAAGCACAGCATCTGGAGTACAACCTAAGCGCCGAGACCCGCCTCAAACTGGACCTGTTCTCCGCTCTGGGCGATGCACGGCGGCAGCTGGAGATAGCCCAAGGTTGGTGCTGGTCATCGTCTGGCTGTGTGTGATGGTCCTTCACTGATCTAGGTTGCTGATTTGGCCAAAAACCTTGTTCTCCACAGTTAAGCTGGTAAAGCAGGACCAGGAAATCAAGGAGATGAAGCAGAGGATCGCGGAGGTCATGGCCGTCGCTCCAGGCATGTCATATGTGGCACCGCGCACATCTGCGCCACAGTACCTCAAGTTCCTCAACTCTGAGCGCTACGTCCTAAACCCCCGTGGCCTCATGTATCAGTGTCTTAAGAAATAAGCAAGAGACGATAGtggagatccccccccccctcggcaTCAGCTCAAAAACAAAAAGGGGGGCGGGGGTGGCATACATTTTGTCTTGATTGTTGGTCAGGCAGTTTGCATGGGCTTCCCTGACAATGCCAGCAGCTTTCGGTGACATTTACAACTCCTGAGACAGTGAGGAGATCGCTCTTCATATGAGCCACTGGTCTTTGAGAGCTGAAAACCGATTGTACGTCTGATTTGTGGTGCTACAGAAGTACAACAGAATGCAACATGGGcagattttgtttttaaaaggtACTTTGAAACCATACAAGGCAAGCTGCCGTTCAGAAAAGGTTTTGACTTGTCGCTCTTTGTGATATGCTTTGGGAAGACCACCTAGATGTCACGCTAGGGTAATAGCTAAGAGGCATTGACTATTTTCATGAAAACAGCAGGCCCAATGGCTCATGAAGTAATGTGCCTCaataacaacatttaaacaaactCAATTTATATAAAAAGCCAATACCTAATGTCAGTTATGTGAATATAAGTGCTTTGTACCGTTTTGTATTCCTTTTTACATTATACACATTGTAAAGGAATTGATTCCCAAAAATGTTTGTAGGTTTTCACGTCTTTGGACCTGTTGCCTTTTTATGTGTCAATGGGGTGTTTTTTATgagatatttatttttctggcTTGATGTACTTTTCCCTAAAACTTAATGATATTGGATTAATCTTGTGTTGGTCTGCATGCTGACTAATGTATATGATTGTtttgaataataaaataaataatgatcATTTTTTTGATGTTTAATTGTGCATTTGTGAAAGGGCTAATGTCTTCTTccactatttttttttttttggaacaaTAAAATTCTTTTCAAAGTCCGTCTCTGTAACTGATCACGCATTTTGTCTATACCTGTCCTTTGCTGATTGGATTTTATAATGGGTAATAAAAGTTCTCAATTTACTGAACAGATGCAAAAACACGAGACTCATAGAAGTGCTCGAAGTGTCATCTTTATATCAAGAAGTGGTGCAACTTTCAAAGATACAGAATAGGAACGGCGTTGTCAAAACAATTACAAGCTTCtgtcctgttgtgtgtgtgagagagaaataaagattGCTTTAAGAACAGAGCTGTTCTTAGAGGTCACACTTCCTAAATCTGGACAGAGATTTAACTAGAACCTTCCACTGTGATCGCTTCTACATCAATATACCATCTCACGTCTGGCTGGTGGCTGGTATATACAACcaaaacattatttaaatgtggtGTCCTTCTGAACAGAAGCAATTTTTTATGGAAGTTTTAAAAATTCATTTTCACTGTTGGCTGTAGACACCCCCCATTCCTGGAGAACTACCCTCTCCAAGCTGGTTACCAACCCAAGTATAATGGCCCAGATCCTGTTTAtactgctttgtatggaaatTTAGGCAATTGCTATTCAGGTTGAACAAAATTTTATAAGGGCAATACCTCTGGATTGCTGTAAATATTCACCATTTCCAACAATTAATTATATACTGTATAACCATCTACATCATTCACATCTGACAGACTGGTTGATTTGGCCAATTCTGACCATTCAAAAAACTTTCCCAATCTGAACATCTGAAATTAATTGGAAGTCTCCAAAACAAATGAGAAACAAGGTAGTCACAGTTGCTAACatttttatacaaaaaaaaaaaaaataaaaaaaaaaaaaaaaaactccgcTTATGCCAAATAGTTTATGACGACTGCTACAAATCTCAAAAATCGAGTTCCTTATATGATATTCATAATTCAAATGGAACAAGCTCGAGTTGGTGCAAAGAAGCAGGTGTAGAACTGGATGTAATCAAAATAAATCTTGTTCCAAAGCCCACCACAGTCAATGGCAAGTATTTTAATTATAAAGTGTAAATGGGAAGAGAAGACATTAGATTTGTAGAATTTAAACCAAAATGATGGACCTAGCCGTGATCTTTCTCTTCTACAAATTACCGACAACCTCAgagaaacagttttttttttctttttcaccatGACACTTGCAGTTACGAGTTCATTAGATTCCATCCAAAAAAACCTGGTACGAATCTGGGAGAATTTGACCAAATTCAGGCAAAAGCACATTCTGTATTCAACATCTTTAACAGATACATCACCTTCAGTTACGTTTTTCATGAATGCATGACTAAAGAATGTCATGTAACAAACAGAAACTGCATGTCAGTAATCAGCAGATTAAAAAAAAGGGTCAAACGACTAAATTGTCATCTAAAGGATCAATTGTGTCTTTTCTTCATCATTTGAAGGCACAGATTGACAAAAATCATAAAATACGGTGCAGATTAGTAAACTACTGAAACTCTATATGTCTTCTGTAAGAGTCATATATATGGGGTGGAAACTGGTCAAACCAAGTACCCTTTCCCAACACACCATTAAGATGAAAACTTATACAGCAAACAAGAGCATACATTCACAAATAGTTGCCACAATGCAGAGAGTGAAACACACTTAAGTCCTTACGTATACAATGTTGATAAATAACGTGTGCTTTGTCCCGCCCCACACtgacagcccctccccctttcacAGTATTGTCTTAAGTGAAGTTTGCATTGCAGGTCAAAAATGTAACCACAGTCAATGTTTACCTTGAAGATGCTCTAATTAAGACTTTCCTTTGCATTCTCAATAGCCTGGTACTGCTGATGACAACAAATAAATGGATTTTCTCTGACGAAAGTCAGAGGTTAATTACCTCAGTCAACGTATATGTAGCACTTGTAACAGAATAAACATTTTCGTACCATTTGTACAAGTCTGTTGCGGGACTTATGAAAAGCCATTAGAGGAACAGGAACGTTGGTGACAAAGAGCTTAATGGTGATCGCTCGCCGTTTAGAAAAACGATAACTAATGCACCTTAAGAAGGTAGGACAGTGACAGGTGGCCAATGCGATGCTTCATGAGAACTCGTTAAAGCCATAAACAGTGGGTTAAATTGGAACAAGAGACTTGTTCATACTGGATGTGGTAATACACACTAGGTGCACCAATAATGAATAAAAGTGGGCTTGTtccaataataaaaaaaaagaaagaagaaaaacaaaaaacccatcACATAccgcaaataaaaaaataagagaaaaactTGTAATACTGAATTGAATACAAccttgtttttcttcttttaaaacAGAGAAGCTGATGGCTACACTGAGGGGGATAAATGTACAAACGTCAGGCAACCCTTCAGCCAGCCGCAGCGGCGTGCATGAAGAACTGAGCTCAGGAAAGCGTCTTCTGAGCGCCAGTCAAAGGCCTCCAGAACCAGCGCTGCAAAGCCTTCGCCCGGACCTCAGAGCCACCCGGAAGAGTCGTGTCCCGTGCGCGAGAAGTGGCGGAGAACGGGGGTGAGgagtccaccctctgctatgagGACACCGTGACGGGGTTCAGGGAGCCGTTCCGACTGTAGAACTTGGAGAAGGCCTCCTCCAACACCGTGGCGAGACGCGTCTGGTCACCCTTCAGAAAGACAGAATTTGGGACGGCTAGTCAGTTGGGGAGGGTTACAGGGCGAATTTTTTGCAGGATGGGTAGAGAACACTCCATCCGATGCTGTAACATCAACAACTTTAAGTGAAATGTTTGTAtaagttttcaaacatttaaaatTTTTCTATCTAAAAGCAAATGTAGGAGGAATCCAACAAGACGTAGGAAAACATCAGCATAACATCAGAATGGATCAATCAAAGCATTACACAGAGCAGACTGAATGAAGAGTGGGAAAATGAACACGATATTCATCCGATATTAAAGAAAATGTTAAGAAAATGAAGAGATGGATGAGAAGGATGTAAAAGGAAAGATAACCGGAGAGAGGAACACGGGTGGGTGAGCTTTACAGATGGCCTGGCATCAGCTTTAACATGAGAGCCAAGATAAACAGATGACCTCACTCAACCAATTAGGCAGTATTATTcaatcaccactaccactatacTCCAAATACTTACCACCTCACACAGGTCTGGGGAGGACCAAGTTCAGTAATAATTGCTCACAGAATACAAGGAGCATAAACACAAACATCCCTTTAGAAAAAATTCTAAAGATGCCGGACATAATGGAACACTGGAGATCGTCAATGATTTTCTAGAATCCATAATAAACATATCCATTCGACCACGCTGATGTCAATCAAACTGCTTCAGGAGGACCAGAAGGCTGCATGTCGCCACAGGATAACTCGTTTCAGCATAAAAAAAGAAAGGTGCATAAAGGAGGGTGAATGGTCTTCACAATAAAAACAGCAGATATTTTGATGGGATTATTTTTACCTCATTAATGAAGCCGAGCTGGACCAGCTCCACGGCGAGATCCTGCACGCTCTCATCTGCAGACGGCGGGACAGAAAAGCAGCATCAACAGCACATCAGCACCGTGTTGATGCTAGCTGGGACATAGCACCGTGTTGATGCTAGCTGGGACATAGCACCGTGTTGATGCTAGCTGGGACATAGCACCGTGTTGATGCTAGCTGGGACATAGCACCGTGTTGATGCTAGCTAGGATACACGCCAGCACCATGTTGAGGCTAGCTGGGATACACAGTGCATTTCAAATGGttaatgagaaatacaggaaaagcATTTTAGTCGGTTAACAAATTAAAAACTCCAAATTCCTATCGAGAAGAAAATGGTTTACGTTGCCCAACGCTGCACTGTGCTTACTTGGTGCCAGATCACAACTCAAGTGTCGATTGAGTTTATCCTCCAACTTCAGCAGCAAGGTCAACTGTACAGGGAAGAGAGGCAGACCACAGCGAACAGTGATTCACTAAAGCACAGCGTGTTTAGACCGTGTGCTGTTATCAGCGCGTGAAACAAAGACTCACGTGATGTTTGGCCCCTTCCTCCACCGGCTCTATGTTGCACTGCATCTGCAGCACCTGCAATGGAAACAAGCCACTTAATCAGGAAATAACCACCCGTGCCGTGTACTTCTGACTATGCCATTTGTATGGCCAGACGTGTGAGGTGGTTCATGAGGACGTGATGAGCACAGCTGAGGGTGAAGCAGCCACTGTAGTGACCTGTGCTGCGCTGACATGTTCACGTTCGCTCTGTTGCTCTTACTAATCCGTGTGCATGTCAAACATGCCTCGCGCACCACCACCCCTGGTATGCATGGCGGACCGTCAACTCCTGGATTATCTTGAtgtcagagagtgtgtgtgtgtgattttttcaccacaatcaaaatttgtcctccgctttttacccatgtGTGCAGttagcgcgcgcgcgcgcacacacacacacacacacacacacacacacacacacacacacacacacacacacacacacacacacacacacacacacacacacacacacacacacacacacacacacacacacacacacacacacacacacacacacacacacacacacacacacacacacgattactaGGAGGGCTGTTGATCACACGTGCCCatagcggtgggcagccctagcccggcgcccagttggggttaggtgccttgctcaagggcacctcagtcatggcctcaggcctgggaatcgaacccacgaccctccggtcacaagaccagttccctaccaccagaccatgtcTGCTCAGCAGAGCCACCATGGTGCAGGGTCAAACCCCACTCCAGGCCAGACGGCAGATGGCATCAACCCTCTGGAGAGGACATCAATGAATCAAGCACACTACAGTGGGCATATAAGAATTACTGCATGTTcaactaaaagaaaaaaaaaaagattattttACCTCATTTTCCTCCCAATTTTAGACATTAAGACAATTCCCACACATCACCTAGCTTTCCCTCGTCAAAATACCAACACCAACCAGGGGAGGGTTCAGGCAAACCCACGCTTTCTCCAAGACACATGAAACCAAGCACTGCATCTTTTCGAACTGCTGCCCACGTGACAAAGGGCAGAGCTAACTGCCTTGGTCGGCAGGCGTGAGCACGCAGACGTGATAAGGGACTAGGGAACCCAGAGAGCACCGCCGGTTTGGCCGTCTTGGATGCCAGGATGTTTTGAGGCGAACACTCGGGAGCCCTGAAGAACTGTGACGTCCCGGTTCACGCGCTGCACCACTACATTGCTTTTCCTCACCTTCCTGGTCTCGAGCTCGGCGGGTTCTGGCGTGGGCGTTTTGACAGAGGGCGGCACGATGGGGGACTTCACCGCTTCTTGTTGGGGCtgctgggggcggggcatgcCGAACGCCGTGAGCGGATATATCCCGTTCCTGCACACGCACAAAGGCACCCTGACTTTAGCACAGAGCTCAGCGCCTTCAGAAACAAATGGAAGCAGCACACACAGAGCTTTGACAAAGCAACGGAGTCGTTTCCCTTCAAACCCCAACACtataaaacaaagaaaagttGCATTTTCATGGCCCTCACCTCACATCTTCAAGGAACTTGTCAAGTTCCAGAGCAGGAAACTGCGAGAGTCTAAGGGAAGAGAGATTAATTAATCCACAAGTCCTGAAATCAGGGGCAAGATCCTGAGGTGGTAACTAATCTGTTACTGTAGGATTGATGTAATTTATCAAGTGCCTGAGGTGtgattactgttttttcgctgTTTCATATGGTGATTCCTATTTCTCAACATCATGACTGTACGAGAcgagacacacactcacttcaacTGCACTTCCTTCCTCTCCATGATCACCAGATTAGGGTCCATGTTTTTGGTTATTTCCTCTAAGGCATTCTCTGCGATCATGTCTACAAGAAAAcatgaaaaaaggaaaaaagcaGTCTGCCACAAGACTAGCACCAATGTACTCGACCAGTGAACACGCTAGTCGGCACACGGACATCATTGGAGTGTGACATCTCTGGGTTGCCAGCAGTACCTGCTTGATTGAGCTCCTCTAACAGAAACATCTCACGTGCACGAATCAAGCAGCATTCGCACGCAGGCACATGAACCAAAcgagcgcgcgcacacacccgAACCATCACCCACCCATCGACCAACATGCCCACACAAACCAACTctccaaataaacacacacaagtctCTAGGAGAGCGCGGACTCACGCTGATGGCTGACGATGCAGTGGGCTGCCAACAGCTTAAGCTGAGGCACCTCAAACAGAGCAGGATGGAAAAGCAGCTCTCTGGCAGTCGGTCTCCTGCTTGGATCCACCTCCAGACACTTCTGAATAAACTcctgcacattcacacacacaggcatacgcAGAGAGACGGTCGTACAAATATGGGTTTGAATGCAAGGAGGAACAAATGATTTTTACACAG
The window above is part of the Brachyhypopomus gauderio isolate BG-103 chromosome 9, BGAUD_0.2, whole genome shotgun sequence genome. Proteins encoded here:
- the LOC143523358 gene encoding macoilin; the encoded protein is MKKRCMDIGKLRKMKKIKFTEKISESAYSFLKFMVVWILVLLADFILEFRLEYLWPCWLFLGTVYTTFHCHGLAICVVFVCAAFTLDIFCLIFVPLHWLFFAASTYVLLNYIWHTEKGICVSTVTLWILLVYTEASLRLRDLKNPYANLSHLFAAHCIGYPLVYMGFDATCYFSSVFKLRTQKAVQSENDLHLHLIPQPLPPYMQLYSKLGVEESKWRTKPGPMQYQCQNDAIVPEDQEECLQLHRLQGRMERDPGDAKTRDLTPQPPGPKQHGGDVRTLPDVPEHLPQEEQTGRAPRVSKGSQAKVQRSSVSSMTGKGEKKLKNPKAVGSGGEAGEKGSPTIQNLQNPHAEQTSRLEQEVRKLKAELQTSRQNEQELRSHVCNLTNSESSLRPEVSLLRHANELLQSKLQYLTKSRQKDKQSCAMLEKKTRAESESRVAVEKQLTEIRSQKFDEAAFLLRSASNRQEHSETQLLRKKARDLDTEYKQLQLDYQGKENRLLALEKEVETLQKHRCTEQEADVLLSALSSLQDKAQHLEYNLSAETRLKLDLFSALGDARRQLEIAQVKLVKQDQEIKEMKQRIAEVMAVAPGMSYVAPRTSAPQYLKFLNSERYVLNPRGLMYQCLKK